The following are from one region of the Gloeomargarita lithophora Alchichica-D10 genome:
- a CDS encoding cysteine desulfurase family protein: MIYLDYSATTPPHPQVTARVAEVLSQEWGNPSSIHQYGQRAALVVERARLALAALLAVTPEEIIFTSGGTEANHLAIFGVAQNYTQPQHIITSAVEHPAISAPLAVLAQRGWQITTLPVDATGRVDPETLLAHLQPNTVLVSIIYGQSEVGTLQPIAELAQICRCRGIVFHTDAVQVVGRLPVDMPDLGVDLLSLSGHKFYAPQGCGALVVRRGLALQPWLYGGGQEGGQRSGTPPVALLAGLGMAAELAQTEFLPQQAYLLNLRDYLCARLLALPGLRLTGSWSDRLPHHVSVVWQHGDTTHTGKTLVHYLNQRGVAVSSGSACASGKTQPSPVLQAMGYDDRLARCGVRFSLSHYTTKSELDQAVTALGEVLQRLTPALSWS, from the coding sequence ATGATTTACCTGGATTACAGTGCCACTACGCCGCCCCATCCCCAGGTGACCGCCCGGGTGGCAGAGGTTTTATCGCAGGAGTGGGGCAATCCCAGTAGTATTCACCAGTACGGGCAGCGGGCGGCCTTGGTGGTGGAACGGGCACGCCTGGCCTTAGCCGCTTTGTTGGCGGTCACGCCGGAGGAAATTATTTTCACGTCCGGGGGAACCGAAGCCAATCACCTGGCCATTTTTGGTGTGGCACAGAATTATACCCAGCCCCAACATATTATTACTTCTGCCGTGGAGCATCCGGCCATTAGTGCGCCGTTGGCTGTTCTGGCTCAGCGGGGTTGGCAAATTACCACCCTCCCTGTGGATGCCACTGGCCGGGTTGACCCGGAAACCCTGTTAGCGCATTTGCAACCCAACACGGTTTTGGTCAGTATTATTTATGGACAAAGTGAAGTGGGGACGTTGCAACCCATTGCCGAATTGGCGCAAATTTGCCGTTGCCGGGGCATTGTTTTTCATACGGATGCGGTACAAGTTGTTGGCCGCTTGCCGGTGGATATGCCCGATTTGGGCGTGGATTTGCTGTCCCTGTCTGGGCATAAATTCTATGCGCCCCAGGGGTGTGGTGCCCTAGTTGTCCGGCGGGGCTTGGCTTTGCAACCCTGGTTGTACGGCGGTGGGCAGGAAGGGGGACAGCGTTCGGGTACGCCCCCGGTGGCACTATTGGCGGGGTTGGGGATGGCGGCGGAGTTGGCACAAACGGAATTTTTGCCCCAGCAGGCTTATTTGTTAAATTTACGGGACTATCTCTGCGCCCGGTTGTTGGCATTGCCGGGGTTGCGTCTCACCGGCTCCTGGTCAGACCGTTTACCGCACCATGTCAGCGTGGTTTGGCAGCACGGGGATACCACCCACACGGGCAAAACGTTAGTACACTATCTCAACCAACGGGGAGTGGCGGTGAGTTCCGGTTCCGCCTGCGCCAGTGGCAAAACCCAGCCTAGTCCGGTTCTCCAAGCGATGGGTTATGATGACCGCCTAGCTCGGTGTGGGGTGCGCTTTAGTTTGAGCCATTACACAACAAAATCAGAATTAGACCAGGCGGTAACGGCGTTGGGGGAAGTTTTACAGCGGTTGACCCCTGCCCTATCCTGGAGCTAA
- the isiD gene encoding protein IsiD, which translates to MNAQPLTEQEIQHLTPAQVSALAQRLERDDYPNAFASLQDWHLLRKIAFQRPDLVESYMHLLDLEAYDES; encoded by the coding sequence ATGAATGCCCAACCCTTGACCGAACAAGAGATTCAACATCTCACCCCCGCCCAGGTGTCTGCCCTTGCCCAACGACTGGAACGGGATGATTATCCCAATGCCTTCGCCAGCCTCCAGGATTGGCATTTATTACGAAAAATTGCGTTTCAACGCCCCGACCTGGTGGAATCCTATATGCACCTGTTGGATTTGGAAGCCTACGATGAATCCTGA